Genomic DNA from Telopea speciosissima isolate NSW1024214 ecotype Mountain lineage chromosome 2, Tspe_v1, whole genome shotgun sequence:
ACTTAAACATTAGTGGAGCAGATGAGATTAGTATGGAATATGGTTGGCCTACCTATTTGTACAAATGTAGATGTTTGAGTTTAATGGGAGATGACTaagcaataataataataataataatagaaagtGCATGAGAATAAATAAGAGTAtatatgatttaaatttaaaaatatgaaaattgacAAATTGTGAATCCAACCATTCTCTCTAGATACCTAATTATCAATAATTTTCATGTTACCCACTCACATTGCACATCTAGgtgagtccccccccccccctcttccatAGAAACTCCATGAAACCTTCCCTGCCCTAGCTAGATATCTAGAGTGTAATAGACCTtgtagaagaaaataaataaagatggaatggagaaaccctaaccaAGACTAAATTAACTAGATTCAGTGGAGAGGGAAGTAGTGGTAGCAggtgtcatcatcatcatcatcattattactGCATCatattatcatcatcatttgtagcagtaagaagaggaggaagaggaggagaaacaAAAATTATTCATCTCAAGGGAAGGTGCATGAGATATGTGAGGCGAATTAAGTTGTTAGTTTGGTGGTCTGGGAATGAAGAATGGCCATGCATGCATGCTAGATAACTAGTAattgtgagaaagagagagagagaggaagtagGGTTTAGGGTTCTGCAGTAGTTAATTACCAAGTTGTTGTTGGGTAATTTGCAGTATGAACAAACGTGATCAGTGAGTACTGTACTGCTGGGATGAGCATGGCTGCTGCTGTGAGTCTTGGAAGTCAACTAATTTAAGTAGgaaagaaataggaagaaacTCTTGAAATTGAGGGGGAAAACGAAAAagtttcctttttcctttttctaaagttgttttagggtttccttTTCCCCCTTCCCCTCTTTTCTCCACTTTCCTTATTTTAGTGCCAGGAAGAGACAGAGAAGAGTGGTTGATGTTGCCAACCCAGAAAGAAAGAGTCGTTCAGGATCTGAAGCTGATACCCTTCAGAAGGATAATGGAGACGGAGTAGAAGCTTAGCCTGAGACAAGGCGAAAGGGCTCAAAGGAAGGTTGGAGAAGCCTGAACTCGTCAACAATTCCACCCATGTCTCGAACCTCTGGTGACGCTGCCTCCGCTGCTCTCCCTCCGCTGCCACCACATCCAGGATCTCCTTTCCAAACCATACCTGTTCCACTGTAAGCCTCTCACGACTGTTGGGGGGCAACGTTGCTTCAAGGGAGTCGAAAATGGCAGTGTAGTGGTCTAAAGCCTGGACGAACCTCTGTAAGAAGAAAGGTTGATTGTGGCTTGCCTCTCTTTCTGCGACGGTGACAACCCTAGGGTTCATGGCCCTGATGGCGCGTAGGATAAGGCGTGCGGCGTCGCTATCGTCGTCTCTGAGTAGTCTATTTAAGAAGTGCACGCAATTCACAGCGAGGACCTCGTTGGGCATGAGGGGGACGGCAGAGGGAAGGTGAGCAGCCATGGCAGCAATCCAAGATGGGGAGTACGAGGAGGAGGTGGGACCCTCGATGAGTAGCGGTCGGAAATGGAATCTGAGGCCCAGGGAATGTGCAAATCTCTGAAGACGGTCTCCGGTTCTTCGGAGGGTGCTCAAGTCGTGACCTGTACCCGTGATTCGGATCATGGGCATGGCTACCACCGGGTTGGGATTCGAGGATGGGTCCTCTGATTCTTCCTCCTCCGTCGGTGTCGAAGAACGGCGGTGACGCTCGGCGATTGCTTGCATTAATGGAGGCCATTGTAATCCTTGCATGGTGTCGAAATCTAGGATGTGGATGCATTCTTGACCTTCTGTAGCTTCTAAGATGGCTTGATTGGCTGTGAGGTGACTGAACCTTATGAACGGAGTGATTTGGTTGAGGTAGAGATACGACGATTCAACCGCCTCCTTGTCCAACTCCAATTCCATATCCAAGTCTTGAGCAAcagccccaccaccaccaccagcgcCCCCGCCGCCGCCAACAACCCAAAAACCACCACTACCACTCGTTCTCATTTGGTGGTGCTGGTGAGGGGTTGGAGCGACAGTGGTGGGAATGATATCGGTTGTGGCGGCGGAAATGGAGGAAGttgtggcggtggtggtggtagtggtggaggCTGTTCTTGTGAACATCAACAAATTTTGGCTTAAGTGGTGGCTGTGGTGACGATTTAGACGGACCGAAAGGGATCTCGCGAACTGGTGCACTAATCTTTCAGTGGAATCTCCGTAAGGAGAAAcgttggaggagatgatggagatgaGGCGTTGAGCAGGGATCCAATCAGATTGAGACACAAGCTCGGCGCACCGGATCAACAATTGCCGGGTGTTCTGGATCGCCGGCTCAGAGGGTAAGTTGGTGTGTGTTACTAAAGAAAT
This window encodes:
- the LOC122652309 gene encoding scarecrow-like protein 18, whose amino-acid sequence is MLSSMGTSHEEEEDDPTDPNYHQNQISLVTHTNLPSEPAIQNTRQLLIRCAELVSQSDWIPAQRLISIISSNVSPYGDSTERLVHQFARSLSVRLNRHHSHHLSQNLLMFTRTASTTTTTTATTSSISAATTDIIPTTVAPTPHQHHQMRTSGSGGFWVVGGGGGAGGGGGAVAQDLDMELELDKEAVESSYLYLNQITPFIRFSHLTANQAILEATEGQECIHILDFDTMQGLQWPPLMQAIAERHRRSSTPTEEEESEDPSSNPNPVVAMPMIRITGTGHDLSTLRRTGDRLQRFAHSLGLRFHFRPLLIEGPTSSSYSPSWIAAMAAHLPSAVPLMPNEVLAVNCVHFLNRLLRDDDSDAARLILRAIRAMNPRVVTVAEREASHNQPFFLQRFVQALDHYTAIFDSLEATLPPNSRERLTVEQVWFGKEILDVVAAEGEQRRQRHQRFETWVELLTSSGFSNLPLSPFALSQAKLLLRLHYPSEGYQLQILNDSFFLGWQHQPLFSVSSWH